The Vidua chalybeata isolate OUT-0048 chromosome 6, bVidCha1 merged haplotype, whole genome shotgun sequence genome has a segment encoding these proteins:
- the DDB2 gene encoding DNA damage-binding protein 2, whose amino-acid sequence MLIAGEAGRGRGCGGGLGLDKHAELSPASPCRWRCPCPSAVKSGGGRRGRRNRCRSGGRAEAAAPPFRPGYETAGEGPVPAAGRGGAGRAEAAGAQWSDRMAPVNQSKDKKRERTCQQWPEEAKSAGKRKRDYGERGNEKQEKKLFVRKTSKPTGKIGCSGGGFVMRNKRVLSSQLERRCSIVHYVYQKMLGGSIQAQLRQRLELAFVRSLSSYCLFRRASPFDRRVTCLEWHPTHPSTLAVGSKGGDIILWDCEVLAKTCFIKGKGPGDSLGDIKFSPYEAEKLYVASGDGTLSLQDLEGRAVQVISRALDCGHEHHNVCCWYCSVDVSASCRAVVTGDNVGNVVLLSTSGEEVWKLKLHKKKVTHVEFNSRCEWMFATASVDQTVKIWDLRNIKNKTNFLHLLPHEKPVNAAYFSPTHGAKLLSTDQHNEIRVYSSSDWTKPQHLIPHPHRQFQHLTPIKATWHPRYDLIVVGRYPDPKFPGYTLNELRTVDVFDGNTGEMVCQLYDPNASGIISLNKFNPMGDTLASGMGFNILIWNQEEMAAKNHEHLLKAMTNEEIEP is encoded by the exons ATGCTGATAGCCGGGGAGGCCGGCAGGGGTAGGGGCTGTGGAGGCGGGCTAGGGCTAGACAAGCACGCCGAGCTCTCCCCGGCCTCCCCCTGTCGATggcgctgcccctgcccctcAGCGGTGAAGAGCGGCGGGGGCCGCCGTGGCCGACGAAATCGGTGCCGCTCCGGCGGCCGGGCCGAAGCCGCTGCCCCCCCTTTCCGCCCCGGTTATGAAACCGCGGGGGAGGGGCCAGTGCCGGCCGCCGGCCGCGGCGGCGCCGGGAGAGCCGAGGCCGCGGGAGCGCAG tGGTCAGACAGAATGGCTCCAGTGAACCAGTCAAAGGACAAGAAGCGTGAGAGGACATGTCAGCAATGGCCAGAAGAGGCAAAATCAGCTGGGAAGAGGAAACGGGACTATGGAGAACGAGGGAAtgagaaacaagaaaagaagtTGTTTGTGAGAAAAACATCTAAACCCACAGGGAAAATTG GTTGCAGTGGAGGTGGATTTGTGATGAGAAACAAGAGAGTCCTTTCCTCTCAGCTGGAGCGGCGATGCAGCATTGTTCATTATGTCTACCAGAAAATGCTGGGAGGCTCCATTCAGGCACAGCTCAGGCAG AGATTGGAGCTGGCTTTTGTGCGTTCTCTTTCCTCATACTGCCTCTTTCGAAGAGCAAGTCCCTTTGACAGGAGAGTGACGTGTCTGGAATGGCACCCAACACACCCCAGTACACTAGCTGTCGGTTCCAAAGGTGGAGACATCATCCTTTGGGATTGTGAAGTACTTGCTAAAACCTGCTTCATAAAGGGG AAAGGGCCAGGAGATTCTCTCGGAGACATCAAGTTCAGTCCTTATGAGGCAGAGAAGCTTTATGTGGCATCAGGTGATGGCACCCTAAGTCTGCAGGATCTTGAGGGCAGAGCGGTGCAGGTGATCTCTCGTGCCCTGGACTGTGGCCATGAGCATCATAATGTTTG TTGCTGGTACTGCAGTGTGGACGTTTCTGCAAGCTGCCGTGCAGTGGTGACAGGTGATAATGTGGGCAACGTGGTCCTGCTCAGCACTTCTGGTGAAGAG GTCTGGAAGCTGAAATTGCACAAGAAGAAAGTGACTCATGTAGAGTTTAACTCCCGATGTGAGTGGATGTTTGCCACAGCATCTGTGGATCAGACAGTCAAAATCTGGGACCTCAGAAacatcaaaaacaaaacaaactttctTCATCTGCTTCCACATGAGAAACCTGTCAATGCAG CTTACTTCAGCCCAACACATGGTGCCAAGCTTCTGAGCACAGACCAGCACAATGAAATCAGGGTTTACTCATCTTCAGACTGGACCAAGCCACAGCATCTGATTCCACATCCACATAGGCAGTTTCAGCACCTCACACCTATTAAG GCAACGTGGCATCCTCGCTATGACCTCATTGTCGTAGGTCGCTACCCAGACCCCAAGTTCCCCGGGTACACACTGAACGAGCTGCGAACTGTGGATGTGTTCGATGGCAACACCGGCGAGATGGTTTGTCAGCTCTACGATCCAAATGCTTCTGGGATCATCTCG ctcaATAAATTTAACCCTATGGGAGACACACTGGCTTCTGGCATGG gcTTTAATATTCTGATCTGGAACCAGGAGGAGATGGCAGCCAAGAATCATGAACATCTCTTGAAAGCCATGACAAACGAGGAGATTGAACCATGA
- the ACP2 gene encoding lysosomal acid phosphatase, whose amino-acid sequence MAGGRGGAVLLLLALCLQPPPARARSLRFVTLVYRHGDRSPIKAFPRDPYQESAWPQGFGQLTQVGMRQQWELGQALRRRYRDFLSDTYRRQEIFIRSTDCDRTLMSAEANLAGLYPPGGQEMFNPNISWQPIPVHTVPESDERLLKFPLAPCPRYEQLQTETRHSAEYINKTKENWQFLQMVAKETGIRDISLESIWSVYDTLFCEQAHKMDLPGWVTPEVMTRLKELKDFGFEFLFGIHNRVEKARLQGGVLLDHIRKNLTKASNASAHQNLKLLAYSAHDTTLVALQMALDVYNKIQAPYASCHLFELYQEDDGNFSVEMFYRNESGKEPFPLTIPGCQHKCPLQRFLELTDPIVPQDWEQECKVSSSMHDTELFVGLAVCGSILLLLIVLLLTVLFRIQSQPPGYRHVSNEGEEHA is encoded by the exons AtggcgggcgggcggggcggtgccgtcctgctgctcctggcgCTGTGTCTgcagccgccgcccgcccgggccCGCAGCCTCCGCTTCGTGACGCTG GTGTACCGGCACGGGGACCGCTCGCCCATCAAGGCCTTCCCGCGGGACCCGTACCAGGAGAGCGCCTGGCCCCAGGGATTCGGGCAGCTCACGCAG GTGGGGATGCGGCAGCAGTGGGAGTTGGGCCAGGCCCTGCGGCGGCGCTACCGCGACTTCCTCAGCGACACGTACCGGCGGCAGGAG aTCTTCATCCGCAGCACAGACTGTGATCGGACGCTGATGAGTGCAGAGGCCAATCTGGCAGGCCTGTATCCCCCAGGAGGACAAGAGATGTTCAACCCTAACATCTCCTGGCAGCCTATCCCTGTGCACACAGTCCCTGAGTCTGACGAAAGG CTACTGAAGTTCCCTTTGGCCCCTTGTCCACGGTATGAACAGCTACAGACTGAAACACGGCACTCAGCAGAATACATAAATAAGACCAAAGAGAATTGG CAATTTCTGCAGATGGTGGCAAAGGAGACTGGGATCCGGGATATCTCTCTTGAGAGTATATGGAGTGTGTATGACACACTGTTCTGTGAA CAAGCACACAAAATGGATTTGCCTGGATGGGTGACTCCAGAAGTCATGACTCGGTTGAAGGAACTAAAAGACTTTGGTTTTGAATTTCTGTTTGGGATCCACAATCGGGTAGAGAAAGCTCGTCTGCAAGGCG GGGTTCTGCTGGATCACATAAGGAAAAATTTAACCAAAGCATCAAATGCTTCTGCCCATCAGAACCTAAAACTACTTGCCTATTCAGCG CATGACACCACACTTGTGGCACTGCAGATGGCTCTAGATGTCTACAACAAGATCCAAGCACCATACGCCTCATGTCATTTATTTGAACTGTACCAAGAGGATGATGG taacTTCTCTGTGGAGATGTTTTACCGGAACGAGAGTGGGAAGGAACCCTTCCCACTGACAATCCCTGGCTGTCAGCATAAATGCCCATTGCAAAGATTCTTGGAACTCACAGATCCTATTGTTCCCCAGGACTGGGAGCAAGAATGCAAGGTATCAAGCAGCATGCACGACACAG AACTCTTTGTGGGTTTGGCTGTGTGTGGATCCATTCTCCTTCTCCTTATTGTTCTCCTCTTGACTGTACTCTTTCGCATACAGTCTCAGCCCCCTGGCTACCGGCACGTTTCCAATGAAGGAGAAGAGCACGCCTGA